One Candidatus Omnitrophota bacterium DNA window includes the following coding sequences:
- a CDS encoding MFS transporter: MKKTAAVFSWSLYDFANSIFAINIISYHFALWVTVEKGGSDLLYSSAITISIIVSGFLMPGLGAWSDRLRKRIPFLAVMTCLCVAFTAAMGYVSSLMLGLAFFCVANVAFQTAGVFYNALLPEISDAKNRGKISGYGVGLGYVGTIIGVIVAKPFLNAGGHQATFVPTAVLFLVGALPCLLFIKEPGTGESQLRLSYTLKDFKNALARIKGVPGGVVLLWCAFLAFNAVSAINVFMSVYAQKIIGLKPDEMHWFIILSTVFAILSALAFGQITDKRGSHFAMRLTLAFWALTMVLAATSFSPGVLWVVGPLAGTCFGAIWVCSRTLIIEMFPEEVIGEVFGIFGLVGRISAIVGPMVWALTTLVFSRINAPEMGYRIAVMTLVGYMCVAAVLFRKIPDSRVKA, from the coding sequence TTGAAGAAGACAGCCGCGGTCTTTTCCTGGTCGCTCTACGATTTTGCCAACAGTATTTTTGCCATCAATATTATTTCCTACCACTTTGCCCTTTGGGTCACCGTGGAAAAGGGCGGTTCTGATCTGCTTTACAGCTCAGCCATTACAATTTCGATTATTGTCTCCGGCTTTCTAATGCCCGGATTAGGGGCCTGGTCCGACCGTTTGCGCAAACGCATACCTTTTTTGGCGGTGATGACCTGCCTGTGCGTCGCATTTACGGCAGCCATGGGTTATGTCAGCAGCCTGATGCTGGGACTGGCATTCTTTTGTGTGGCCAACGTGGCTTTCCAGACTGCAGGAGTTTTTTACAATGCCCTTTTGCCCGAGATCAGCGATGCAAAAAACAGGGGGAAAATTTCAGGATATGGAGTGGGACTGGGCTATGTCGGAACCATTATCGGAGTGATCGTCGCCAAACCCTTCCTCAATGCCGGCGGGCATCAGGCGACTTTTGTGCCCACGGCCGTGCTGTTTCTGGTGGGAGCCTTGCCCTGTCTCCTATTCATCAAAGAGCCTGGGACAGGGGAGTCGCAGCTCAGACTGAGTTATACCCTCAAGGATTTTAAAAATGCCTTGGCACGGATAAAGGGAGTGCCTGGGGGTGTGGTGCTGCTCTGGTGTGCCTTTTTGGCATTTAACGCAGTCAGCGCTATCAACGTTTTCATGTCGGTTTATGCTCAAAAGATTATAGGACTCAAGCCCGACGAAATGCATTGGTTCATAATCCTTTCAACGGTATTTGCAATCCTCAGCGCCCTGGCTTTCGGACAAATAACGGATAAGAGGGGATCCCACTTTGCGATGCGGCTGACGCTGGCATTTTGGGCATTAACCATGGTCCTGGCCGCCACCAGCTTCAGTCCCGGGGTATTGTGGGTTGTCGGCCCCCTTGCAGGCACCTGCTTCGGGGCCATTTGGGTGTGTTCGAGAACCCTGATCATCGAGATGTTCCCCGAGGAGGTCATAGGGGAGGTTTTCGGCATTTTCGGCCTTGTAGGGCGGATTTCGGCCATTGTGGGGCCCATGGTGTGGGCCCTGACCACCTTGGTGTTTAGCCGGATAAATGCCCCGGAAATGGGCTACCGCATTGCTGTAATGACCTTGGTAGGGTATATGTGTGTGGCCGCAGTCTTGTTCAGGAAGATCCCGGATAGTCGTGTGAAAGCCTAA
- the carB gene encoding carbamoyl-phosphate synthase large subunit yields the protein MPKRTDIHKILLIGSGPIVIGQACEFDYSGTQACKALAEEGYEVVLVNSNPATIMTDPEFAHRTYIEPIVAEALESIIERERPDALLPTLGGQTALNATVELADKGVLKKYGVELIGANVEVIKKAEDRELFKEAMANIHLEVPRSGIVRDLESAKKILAELGGCPVIIRPAFTLGGVGGSIANSEEEFEAKILKGLEYSPISQVLLEESVKGWKEFELEVMRDLADNVVIICSIENFDPMGVHTGDSITVAPAQTLTDRCYQEMRDAAIKVIREIGVETGGSNIQFAVNPQDGRLVVIEMNPRVSRSSALASKATGFPIAKIAAKLAVGYTLDELPNDITRQTPAAFEPTIDYCVVKIPRWAFEKFPEADSELTTQMKSVGEVMAIGRTFRESLQKAVRSLEIGGDGLSDPRNMTFNESEMLAGLRKPNAQRLHQIMMAFQSGWTTEQIFAETAIDPWFLDQLAIICEQELRWRKSAQAGEQWDERTWRKIKSEGFSDPEIARWYGKSELEIRKERLKQKVAPSFKLVDTCAAEFEAYTPYFYSNYDPEDELQAASEGKSVLILGAGPNRIGQGIEFDYCCVHASFAVRELGLTSIMYNSNPETVSTDYDTSDRLYFEPITLEEVLNVVEKEKPRGVIVQLGGQTPLKLAVALQEAGVPILGTPSDAIDRAEDRERFHQLITKLKLRQPESATATSLKQAQEIATQIGYPVLIRPSYVLGGRAMEIVYDDEDLQTFAKTALKVSGKHPILIDKFLEQAIEVDVDAVSDGETVCVAGILEHIEHAGTHSGDAAMVLPPHSLTDSVIKELKRQTRLLALELGVIGLMNIQFAVKQNQVYILEVNPRASRTVPFVSKTTGIPWAKIATKVMLGAKLKDLKAGEISPKHYAVKESVFPFVRFPGVDAVLGPEMRSTGEVMGIDHNFGMAFAKSQFAAGQILPKTGTVFLSVTDSDKAALLPLAKRLTDLGFNLAATKGTAQYLNDKRGLKVTQINKLYEGHPNVVDAIKAGEIHLVINTPSGKQTKKDETKIRSTAVFHGVPLVTTLNAADASVEALEYLSQSSGGIPVCSIQEYHSENLSNAK from the coding sequence ATGCCAAAAAGAACTGACATCCACAAGATTCTCCTCATTGGATCCGGCCCCATCGTGATCGGCCAGGCTTGCGAGTTCGATTACTCCGGTACTCAAGCCTGCAAAGCCCTGGCTGAAGAAGGCTATGAAGTGGTGCTCGTCAACTCCAACCCTGCAACGATCATGACCGACCCGGAGTTTGCGCACAGAACCTATATTGAGCCTATTGTGGCTGAGGCCCTCGAATCCATCATTGAAAGGGAGCGGCCCGATGCGCTTCTTCCGACGCTGGGAGGACAAACAGCCCTGAATGCGACCGTGGAACTGGCCGATAAGGGCGTCCTCAAAAAATATGGGGTTGAACTCATCGGGGCCAATGTGGAGGTCATTAAGAAAGCAGAGGATCGCGAGCTGTTCAAGGAGGCCATGGCGAATATCCATTTGGAAGTCCCCCGCTCCGGAATTGTGCGCGATCTGGAATCTGCCAAAAAAATCCTGGCTGAGCTCGGAGGATGTCCGGTCATTATCCGGCCTGCTTTTACTTTGGGCGGCGTGGGGGGCAGCATTGCCAACTCCGAGGAAGAGTTCGAAGCCAAGATTTTGAAGGGCCTGGAATACAGCCCTATTTCCCAGGTACTGCTCGAGGAATCCGTGAAAGGCTGGAAGGAATTCGAGCTCGAGGTGATGCGCGATCTGGCCGACAACGTGGTCATTATCTGCTCCATTGAGAACTTTGACCCGATGGGCGTACACACAGGCGACAGCATTACCGTAGCGCCTGCCCAGACGCTCACCGATCGGTGCTACCAAGAAATGCGCGATGCGGCGATCAAGGTGATCCGTGAAATCGGTGTGGAAACCGGCGGGTCGAATATCCAATTTGCCGTCAATCCCCAGGACGGACGCCTGGTCGTCATTGAAATGAACCCGCGGGTCTCCCGCAGCTCGGCGTTGGCTTCGAAAGCCACGGGATTTCCCATTGCCAAAATTGCAGCCAAGTTGGCCGTGGGATATACCCTGGACGAACTGCCCAATGACATTACCCGCCAGACCCCGGCCGCCTTTGAACCCACCATTGATTACTGCGTGGTCAAGATACCCCGCTGGGCCTTTGAGAAATTCCCGGAAGCGGATTCCGAACTCACTACCCAGATGAAATCTGTGGGCGAAGTCATGGCCATTGGACGCACTTTCCGCGAGTCTCTGCAAAAGGCCGTGCGTTCCTTAGAGATCGGGGGAGACGGTCTATCGGATCCACGCAATATGACCTTTAACGAAAGCGAAATGCTCGCAGGTCTGCGGAAGCCCAATGCCCAGCGCCTCCATCAGATTATGATGGCCTTTCAGTCGGGATGGACTACCGAACAAATCTTTGCTGAAACCGCCATCGACCCCTGGTTTCTGGATCAATTGGCTATCATTTGTGAACAAGAATTGCGCTGGCGCAAGAGCGCCCAGGCAGGGGAACAATGGGACGAAAGGACTTGGCGCAAGATCAAGTCCGAGGGATTCTCGGATCCGGAGATTGCCCGCTGGTACGGTAAATCAGAACTGGAAATTCGAAAAGAACGCCTCAAACAGAAGGTGGCGCCCAGCTTCAAGCTTGTGGATACCTGTGCTGCGGAATTCGAGGCCTACACCCCCTATTTCTACTCCAACTACGATCCTGAGGACGAGCTGCAGGCCGCGTCCGAGGGAAAAAGTGTCCTGATACTCGGTGCAGGCCCCAACCGCATCGGGCAGGGGATCGAATTTGATTATTGCTGTGTGCATGCGAGCTTTGCCGTACGCGAGCTCGGACTCACGAGCATCATGTACAACTCCAATCCCGAAACCGTCAGCACGGACTACGACACTTCGGACCGGCTGTATTTTGAGCCTATTACTCTGGAGGAAGTCCTCAACGTCGTGGAAAAGGAGAAGCCCAGGGGAGTCATCGTACAGCTGGGCGGCCAGACTCCCCTCAAGCTCGCTGTGGCCCTGCAAGAGGCCGGCGTGCCCATCTTGGGGACCCCTTCCGATGCCATTGACCGCGCAGAGGACCGGGAGCGCTTTCACCAACTCATCACCAAGCTTAAACTCCGCCAGCCCGAGAGCGCCACCGCCACTTCCCTCAAACAAGCCCAGGAGATTGCAACACAAATCGGCTATCCCGTACTCATCCGCCCATCCTATGTGCTCGGTGGACGCGCCATGGAAATTGTCTATGACGACGAAGATCTCCAGACTTTTGCAAAAACCGCACTCAAGGTCTCCGGCAAACACCCAATCTTGATCGACAAATTCCTCGAACAGGCGATCGAGGTGGATGTAGACGCTGTCTCCGACGGCGAAACCGTCTGCGTCGCAGGAATCCTGGAGCACATAGAACACGCCGGAACCCACTCCGGGGACGCTGCCATGGTTCTGCCGCCCCATAGCTTGACGGATTCAGTCATCAAAGAGCTGAAACGCCAAACCAGGCTCCTCGCTCTGGAACTCGGCGTAATCGGCCTCATGAATATCCAGTTCGCCGTCAAGCAAAACCAAGTCTACATCCTCGAAGTCAATCCGCGCGCAAGCCGGACTGTTCCCTTTGTGAGCAAGACCACAGGCATTCCCTGGGCTAAAATCGCAACCAAGGTCATGCTCGGCGCAAAACTCAAGGACCTCAAAGCAGGGGAGATTTCACCCAAACACTATGCAGTCAAGGAATCCGTATTCCCCTTTGTCCGGTTTCCGGGTGTGGACGCAGTCCTCGGGCCGGAAATGCGCAGTACCGGAGAAGTCATGGGCATTGACCACAATTTCGGCATGGCCTTTGCCAAATCGCAGTTTGCGGCAGGCCAGATCCTGCCCAAAACCGGCACTGTTTTTCTCAGCGTAACCGATTCAGACAAAGCAGCCTTATTACCGCTGGCCAAACGCCTCACAGACCTCGGATTTAATCTCGCAGCCACAAAGGGGACTGCCCAGTACCTCAATGACAAGAGGGGGCTTAAAGTCACCCAAATCAATAAACTCTATGAAGGCCACCCCAATGTCGTGGACGCCATTAAGGCAGGGGAAATTCACCTGGTGATCAACACACCGTCGGGAAAACAAACCAAGAAGGATGAAACCAAAATCCGCAGCACGGCTGTCTTTCACGGCGTCCCGCTGGTCACCACGCTCAATGCCGCAGATGCCAGTGTGGAGGCCTTGGAGTACTTGAGCCAAAGCAGCGGGGGAATCCCTGTTTGCTCCATCCAGGAATACCACTCAGAAAACCTAAGCAACGCAAAATAG
- the carA gene encoding glutamine-hydrolyzing carbamoyl-phosphate synthase small subunit has translation MYKEFPTLLALEDGSVFRGFSQFPKAQTSGEVVFNTSMVGYQEVLTDPSYRGQIVALTYPLIGNYGVVAEDSESAGIWLAGFVVRQLSPRPSNWRAERSLEEFLNEAGVPLLQGIDTRSLTRRLRIHGSLRGVIGTEEEGAEALVAQARAVPSMVGANLASEVSCGEAWNFSTRQGTPSKSPLKIAVIDFGVKWNILRSLHSRGCEVHVLPGTSSLSDIQKLNPDGVLLSNGPGDPAAVTPGIELTQQLFGRWPLMGICLGHQILGLALGAKTYKLKFGHRGINHPVMDLSTRRVEITSQNHGFCVDPESFDKAKDIDVSHISLYDKTVEGIRHKELPIVSVQYHPEAAAGPHDSRYLFDEFLDLVKKHAKKN, from the coding sequence ATGTATAAAGAATTCCCCACCCTACTTGCCCTGGAAGACGGAAGCGTCTTTCGGGGTTTTTCTCAGTTTCCGAAGGCTCAAACCTCGGGAGAAGTCGTGTTCAACACCTCCATGGTAGGCTACCAGGAGGTATTGACGGACCCATCCTATCGCGGCCAAATCGTCGCCCTAACCTACCCGTTAATCGGCAATTACGGCGTGGTTGCGGAAGACAGCGAATCCGCTGGAATCTGGCTGGCAGGCTTTGTGGTCCGCCAGCTCTCCCCGAGGCCCAGCAATTGGCGGGCGGAGCGCAGCCTGGAGGAGTTTCTCAACGAGGCCGGCGTGCCCCTCCTGCAGGGGATTGATACGCGATCCCTGACCCGCCGCTTGCGTATTCACGGCTCCCTTCGCGGAGTAATCGGGACAGAGGAGGAGGGGGCAGAGGCCTTGGTGGCCCAAGCCCGCGCAGTGCCCTCAATGGTGGGCGCCAACCTGGCAAGTGAAGTCAGCTGCGGGGAAGCCTGGAATTTCAGCACCCGGCAGGGGACTCCGTCAAAGAGTCCCCTAAAGATCGCCGTTATTGACTTTGGAGTGAAGTGGAACATTCTCCGCTCGCTGCACAGCCGGGGTTGCGAAGTGCATGTACTGCCCGGCACAAGCAGTCTTTCCGATATTCAAAAGCTGAATCCCGATGGTGTTCTTCTTTCCAATGGCCCCGGGGATCCTGCCGCGGTTACGCCGGGGATCGAACTGACCCAACAGCTTTTTGGACGCTGGCCCCTTATGGGAATCTGCCTGGGCCATCAGATTTTGGGTCTGGCTCTGGGAGCAAAGACTTACAAGCTCAAATTCGGGCACAGGGGAATCAATCATCCGGTAATGGACCTATCCACACGCAGGGTGGAGATTACCAGCCAAAATCACGGCTTCTGCGTAGATCCCGAATCCTTTGACAAGGCCAAAGACATTGATGTCTCCCATATCAGCCTCTATGACAAGACCGTGGAGGGGATCCGGCACAAGGAACTTCCGATTGTCTCAGTTCAGTATCACCCCGAGGCAGCCGCAGGACCCCACGACTCCCGATACCTATTTGATGAATTCCTTGACCTTGTGAAAAAGCATGCCAAAAAGAACTGA
- a CDS encoding M23 family metallopeptidase: MSYGVAATEARFVLPTGELIGGKLQIRSDSRGSGHFLARRSGGRRKHLGVDLAAPMGSPVIAGRSGWARSIVKEDGYGKYVEIHHMDGYWTRYAHLDSLSLPEIAWVHQGDLIGTVGNTGNASHPQMIPHLHFEVRLNERILNPEKGILQGLEAYE; the protein is encoded by the coding sequence TTGTCTTACGGTGTTGCCGCAACTGAAGCCCGCTTTGTTCTGCCCACAGGAGAACTCATCGGCGGAAAGCTTCAAATCCGCTCGGACTCCCGGGGAAGCGGCCACTTCTTAGCGCGGCGTTCCGGCGGGAGGCGCAAGCACCTGGGGGTGGATCTGGCCGCGCCTATGGGCAGTCCGGTGATTGCCGGACGCAGCGGGTGGGCCCGATCCATCGTCAAAGAGGACGGATACGGGAAATACGTCGAGATCCATCACATGGATGGATATTGGACCCGTTATGCTCATTTAGACAGCCTCAGCCTGCCCGAGATTGCCTGGGTGCACCAGGGGGACCTGATCGGAACGGTAGGGAACACAGGGAACGCCAGCCACCCCCAAATGATCCCGCACTTGCATTTCGAGGTCCGCCTGAATGAACGTATCCTCAATCCTGAGAAAGGGATCCTACAGGGATTGGAAGCCTATGAATGA
- a CDS encoding lysophospholipase, translated as MSLSETWKTEHGLELRLRKWSVESSPAAQLWISHGFGEHSGRYDEFAGHMTGAGCEVFSWDHQGFGESQGSRGHVDDFSAYARDGLAIIEANRNNELPQFLLGHSMGTLIALDLILDFRLNVDGLILSAPAFGIAHQPSKVQKLLLDKAGQAIHPGLKFKTGTDPSMGTHDPEIIARHREDPLAVHKISLGLYRNLIQTGEAHAGRGTELFTPLLLLQGSEDPVVRVDWVNAYFESVSSTDKHMELCPGCYHEVLNETERSQVYELVSRWISDRVGAPKVAGDGESSS; from the coding sequence ATGAGCCTATCCGAAACTTGGAAGACAGAGCACGGCCTCGAACTGAGGTTACGGAAATGGAGCGTAGAATCCAGTCCCGCGGCACAACTTTGGATTTCCCACGGATTCGGAGAGCATAGCGGCCGTTATGACGAATTCGCCGGGCATATGACCGGTGCCGGGTGCGAGGTCTTTTCCTGGGACCATCAGGGTTTTGGGGAGTCCCAAGGAAGCCGCGGGCATGTAGATGACTTTTCTGCCTATGCCCGGGACGGCCTGGCAATCATAGAAGCCAACCGGAACAATGAACTGCCCCAGTTTTTACTGGGACACAGCATGGGAACCCTCATTGCTCTGGATTTGATTCTGGATTTCAGGCTCAATGTGGACGGTTTAATTCTCTCAGCCCCGGCCTTCGGCATTGCGCACCAGCCCTCCAAAGTCCAAAAACTCCTGCTCGACAAAGCAGGGCAGGCAATCCATCCTGGTCTGAAGTTCAAGACCGGGACAGATCCTTCTATGGGCACCCACGACCCGGAGATTATTGCCCGGCACAGGGAGGATCCCTTAGCAGTTCACAAGATCAGCCTGGGTCTTTATCGAAATCTGATCCAGACAGGGGAGGCGCACGCCGGACGGGGAACCGAACTCTTCACGCCCCTGCTCCTTTTGCAGGGATCAGAGGATCCGGTGGTGCGTGTGGATTGGGTAAATGCGTATTTTGAATCTGTGTCCAGTACGGACAAGCATATGGAGTTGTGTCCAGGGTGTTATCACGAAGTATTGAACGAGACAGAACGCTCCCAGGTCTACGAGCTTGTATCACGATGGATCTCCGACCGCGTCGGCGCCCCCAAGGTCGCCGGGGATGGCGAATCCTCCTCCTAG
- a CDS encoding long-chain fatty acid--CoA ligase, producing MISCTIPQLFFSQAQKRAHCIAYRAKRSGSYVDFSWERSAKEVRSLALGLLDLGLQPEDRWAIISENRPEWIFWDLAIMSCRALSVPIYTSDTAAEIAKILKDCEAVGILASTPEQLDKVLELPQSVPSLRHLFVLDPPESLPEGVRAYPAWLNQPRTTPEERLNQLISGASNEETATLIYTSGTTGKRKGVMLSHKNFLSNAEACAQILPISDADVTLSMLPLSHVFERMADYYLPLYLGCTIGFAESLDTVGENMLEVRPTVVLSVPRFFEKLQARIEAAIEEAAPLRRRLFLWAKGVGWKMAQVQLARKIPNLKLRLIYAIAEVLVFRKLKARLGGRLHFFVSGGAPLPAAVARFFASAGVVILEGYGLTETSPVIAVNRMDKRKLETVGPLLPGVEVRISEEGEILTRGPHVMQGYFRNQEKTEAAIVDGWFHTGDIGLMDEDGFLVITDRKKDLIVTSGGKNVAPQKIEALLKESPFVAEAMVYGDWNNFLVALLVPDWTRLESYALQNNISTEDRAALVRDDRIRQLIYKHLEALAPGLSSYEQVKEFEFLDHDWGREFGELTPTLKLKRQVIAEKYADLIKSAYERARKNRQ from the coding sequence GTGATTTCTTGCACGATCCCTCAACTCTTTTTCTCCCAGGCACAAAAACGCGCCCATTGTATCGCGTACAGAGCCAAACGCTCCGGCAGCTACGTGGATTTCAGCTGGGAGCGATCCGCTAAGGAGGTCCGGTCCCTTGCGCTCGGACTTCTGGATCTGGGGCTTCAACCAGAAGACCGGTGGGCCATTATTTCCGAAAACCGCCCGGAGTGGATTTTCTGGGATCTCGCGATCATGTCCTGTCGTGCGCTAAGCGTCCCAATCTATACCTCGGACACCGCCGCGGAGATCGCCAAAATCCTCAAAGACTGTGAGGCTGTAGGCATTTTGGCCTCCACACCGGAGCAACTTGACAAGGTTTTGGAGCTGCCCCAAAGCGTTCCTTCACTGCGTCATCTGTTTGTCCTGGACCCACCCGAATCCTTGCCTGAAGGAGTCCGAGCTTACCCCGCATGGTTAAACCAGCCTCGCACAACCCCGGAGGAAAGGCTCAATCAACTCATTTCCGGAGCCTCCAATGAGGAGACTGCAACGCTCATTTACACCTCCGGCACTACCGGTAAGCGCAAAGGGGTGATGCTTTCACACAAGAATTTCCTTTCCAACGCCGAGGCTTGTGCCCAGATTCTTCCTATTTCAGACGCTGATGTCACCTTATCCATGCTGCCGCTGAGCCATGTGTTTGAACGTATGGCAGACTACTATTTGCCTCTCTATTTGGGCTGTACAATTGGCTTTGCGGAGTCTTTGGACACTGTGGGCGAAAACATGCTCGAAGTGCGTCCCACAGTTGTGCTCTCAGTCCCGCGTTTTTTTGAAAAACTCCAGGCGCGTATCGAGGCCGCTATCGAGGAAGCCGCACCTTTGAGACGCCGCCTTTTTCTCTGGGCTAAGGGCGTGGGATGGAAGATGGCTCAGGTTCAACTCGCACGGAAGATCCCTAACTTGAAACTGCGCCTGATTTATGCAATTGCTGAAGTGCTTGTATTCAGAAAGCTCAAGGCCCGGCTCGGGGGCCGGCTTCATTTCTTTGTCTCCGGAGGAGCCCCGCTGCCCGCCGCAGTGGCCCGTTTTTTTGCCTCTGCCGGAGTAGTCATCCTGGAGGGCTACGGCTTGACCGAAACCTCCCCCGTGATCGCCGTGAATCGTATGGATAAGCGCAAATTGGAAACTGTCGGGCCGCTATTGCCCGGTGTCGAGGTACGGATTAGCGAAGAGGGCGAAATCCTGACTCGAGGTCCTCATGTCATGCAAGGTTATTTCCGGAATCAAGAGAAGACCGAGGCCGCTATCGTTGACGGCTGGTTTCATACCGGAGATATCGGGCTCATGGATGAGGACGGTTTTCTCGTAATCACCGACCGGAAGAAAGATTTGATCGTGACCAGCGGCGGGAAGAACGTGGCTCCCCAAAAAATAGAAGCCTTGCTCAAGGAGTCCCCCTTTGTGGCAGAAGCCATGGTCTACGGAGACTGGAATAACTTTCTGGTAGCACTCCTGGTCCCGGATTGGACCCGGCTTGAATCCTATGCTCTCCAAAACAACATCAGCACAGAAGACCGTGCGGCATTGGTCCGGGATGACCGCATTCGTCAACTAATCTATAAACATTTGGAGGCACTAGCGCCGGGCTTATCCAGTTATGAACAAGTGAAGGAATTTGAATTCCTCGATCACGATTGGGGCAGGGAATTCGGGGAGTTAACTCCTACATTGAAACTTAAACGCCAGGTCATTGCGGAAAAATACGCGGACCTAATCAAGTCCGCCTATGAGCGGGCGCGCAAAAACAGACAATGA
- a CDS encoding AAA family ATPase: MGEAIRVVGLTGTNASGKGEVARYLVRKGFHYFSLSDSIRDELKRNGHPESRENMREYGNALRKAEGPGVLSERILPSLRDKSIVDSIRNPEEARVLERNTEFRFFLVDAPAELRFERAMERGRMENASTLGEFLAQEALESSRDPNALQLHACRKMVLQEWTNAGDLSLLYKQVDSALSDWYGT; this comes from the coding sequence GTGGGTGAAGCAATTCGAGTGGTGGGATTAACCGGTACTAATGCTTCAGGGAAAGGGGAAGTCGCGAGATATTTGGTAAGAAAAGGCTTTCACTACTTCTCCCTTTCTGATTCGATTCGCGATGAATTAAAGCGCAACGGCCACCCGGAAAGCCGGGAAAATATGCGCGAATACGGCAATGCTCTAAGAAAGGCAGAAGGTCCGGGCGTCTTGTCCGAACGGATACTGCCGAGCCTCCGGGACAAAAGCATCGTGGACAGCATCCGGAATCCGGAAGAAGCACGGGTGCTTGAGCGGAATACAGAATTCCGCTTTTTTCTTGTCGACGCCCCGGCCGAGTTGAGATTTGAGCGCGCCATGGAGCGAGGCCGTATGGAAAACGCATCTACTTTAGGCGAGTTTCTGGCCCAAGAGGCGCTTGAGTCCTCCAGAGATCCCAATGCCTTGCAACTTCATGCCTGCAGAAAAATGGTCTTGCAGGAGTGGACGAACGCGGGGGATTTGAGTTTATTGTATAAGCAGGTGGACTCCGCACTTTCCGACTGGTACGGCACGTGA
- a CDS encoding PilZ domain-containing protein, translating to MYFIIFGGIALLALTWVFLTQEEAREARRTENWGRVSHMWTGPERRRALRVGTDLYITYHKLPLEEQVVEQALSEDISTYGAGLILPEKFEVLTDLVLTIHLPPDGNPLAVKGRVRWRKTAGRTATGQRLFYVGVDFLDVDENKRKHIEAALGTPANEKSPDQESTGG from the coding sequence ATGTATTTCATCATCTTTGGCGGAATCGCCCTCTTGGCGCTCACTTGGGTGTTTTTGACCCAGGAAGAGGCTCGAGAAGCGCGCCGTACTGAAAACTGGGGCCGGGTCTCGCACATGTGGACAGGTCCTGAGCGCCGTCGTGCCCTGCGTGTGGGCACGGACCTGTATATCACTTACCACAAACTTCCATTGGAAGAGCAGGTGGTGGAACAGGCCTTGTCCGAAGACATCAGCACCTACGGTGCAGGACTCATACTCCCGGAAAAATTTGAAGTCTTGACGGATTTGGTGCTCACGATTCATCTCCCGCCCGACGGGAATCCCCTTGCCGTGAAAGGCCGGGTACGCTGGCGTAAAACCGCCGGCCGGACTGCAACCGGGCAGCGTCTCTTCTATGTAGGCGTGGATTTCCTCGACGTGGACGAAAACAAGCGCAAGCATATTGAGGCGGCCCTGGGAACCCCGGCAAACGAGAAAAGCCCAGACCAGGAATCAACAGGTGGGTGA
- the era gene encoding GTPase Era: MTGEPLHSGFVALIGPTNSGKSTLLNRLVGEKIAIVSSKPQTTRSRILGILNRPEGQIVFVDTPGLHTPKHLLGKALIQRANQEASGADLILYMLDTTKELRDTEPVLAPELTRLSQKKILLLNKVDKVSKPALLPLIERYSNLGYFEHIFPISAIKDKDFESLLKVITSALPESPALYGPDQVTDQSPQFRVTEIIREKVLACTHEEVPHSVAVEIEGWNQAEELLEIQALIHVERDSQKGILIGKDGRVLKRVGTEARRDIEALLGNKVFLQLWVKVLENWRKNPSALRRMGYS; the protein is encoded by the coding sequence TTGACAGGGGAACCCCTTCACTCCGGTTTTGTGGCATTGATCGGACCCACTAACTCCGGAAAGTCCACACTCCTGAACCGATTGGTGGGAGAAAAAATCGCCATTGTCTCATCCAAACCCCAGACCACCCGTTCGCGAATCCTCGGTATCCTCAATCGCCCCGAGGGTCAAATTGTCTTTGTAGACACACCGGGGCTCCACACCCCAAAGCATTTGCTCGGAAAAGCCTTGATTCAGCGGGCCAATCAGGAAGCGAGTGGTGCTGATCTTATTCTTTACATGCTGGACACCACCAAAGAGCTGCGTGACACAGAGCCCGTTTTGGCTCCTGAACTCACCCGTCTATCCCAAAAAAAAATTCTTTTGCTCAATAAAGTTGATAAGGTTTCAAAACCTGCGCTCCTTCCCTTGATCGAGAGGTATTCAAACCTCGGTTACTTTGAACACATCTTTCCCATCTCGGCAATTAAGGACAAGGACTTCGAATCCCTGCTCAAAGTAATCACCTCTGCATTACCCGAGTCCCCGGCACTGTATGGACCGGACCAAGTAACGGACCAGTCTCCGCAATTCCGGGTCACGGAAATAATCCGAGAAAAGGTGCTTGCCTGCACGCATGAAGAAGTGCCGCACTCGGTGGCAGTAGAAATCGAGGGATGGAATCAGGCTGAGGAGCTTCTCGAAATCCAAGCGCTCATCCATGTGGAACGCGACTCCCAAAAAGGCATCCTGATCGGCAAGGATGGAAGAGTTCTGAAGCGCGTGGGCACAGAGGCAAGGCGGGATATTGAAGCCTTGCTAGGAAATAAGGTATTCTTGCAGTTGTGGGTTAAGGTCTTGGAGAATTGGCGGAAGAATCCGAGCGCCTTGAGGCGGATGGGTTACTCATAG